The proteins below come from a single Myxococcota bacterium genomic window:
- the mutL gene encoding DNA mismatch repair endonuclease MutL encodes MGPILGPRPAPDSSEASAPRSSPITRRQGLEKAGIQILSDAVIDQIAAGEVVERPASVVKELVENAIDADASRVRVEVREGGLAWIAVTDDGVGLSPADAHLCLQRHATSKLTGAADLMHIATFGFRGEALPSIASVSRMRLRTRLRGSQGAGYEIRLDGGRVAGEGEVGAPEGTRIEVADLFANVPARRKFLKAATTEWTHVADRMTRFALALPGVHFELQRDDRAPVVWPATAEPLDRVAAVLSEPEARALVATAYEDASAHVEAFVSTPEHTRPNTNGLYLFVNGRPVRDRLVRQAVLEPYRDWLPRGRFPTAVVFLTVPTERVDVNVHPAKWEVRFAEPRDVHRAIRRAIRAAIAERSWLGGGGRAPGLAGAGRVEDAPGASPSADALGTARRRDGARADATTDWIFAPHAGSADAAAANAAGRDAAAETAARGLRFADLRPIGQLRASYLLVEGDEGLLLVDQHAAHERILYERLRSQALGGGVQAQGLLAPALVRLDPAAAAALGEHAEAIARLGFDVEPFGDAAVLVRAVPCELAGRSPEALVGELARELADEGVRGDAGDQAARWLPVLDRLFATLACHAARRFGDVLPPDEQRALLRGLDDIPWSPTCPHGRPVAVAVDFADIERRFGRR; translated from the coding sequence GCGTCCGTCGTGAAGGAGCTGGTCGAGAACGCGATCGACGCCGACGCGTCGCGCGTGCGCGTCGAGGTGCGCGAGGGCGGCCTCGCGTGGATCGCGGTGACCGACGACGGCGTCGGGCTCTCGCCCGCCGACGCGCACCTCTGCCTGCAGCGGCACGCCACGAGCAAGCTCACCGGCGCAGCCGACCTGATGCACATCGCAACATTCGGATTCCGCGGCGAGGCGCTGCCCTCGATCGCCTCCGTCTCGCGCATGCGGCTGCGCACCCGGCTCCGCGGGTCGCAGGGCGCGGGCTACGAGATCCGCCTCGACGGCGGGCGCGTCGCGGGCGAGGGCGAGGTCGGCGCACCGGAGGGCACCCGCATCGAGGTCGCCGACCTGTTCGCCAACGTGCCCGCGCGCCGCAAGTTCCTGAAGGCCGCGACCACGGAGTGGACGCACGTCGCCGATCGCATGACGCGCTTCGCGCTCGCCCTGCCGGGCGTGCACTTCGAGCTGCAACGCGACGACCGCGCGCCCGTCGTGTGGCCCGCCACGGCCGAGCCGCTCGACCGCGTCGCGGCCGTGCTGTCCGAGCCCGAAGCGCGCGCGCTCGTCGCGACGGCGTACGAGGACGCGAGCGCCCACGTCGAGGCGTTCGTGTCCACGCCCGAGCACACGCGCCCGAACACGAACGGCCTCTACCTCTTCGTGAACGGCCGACCGGTGCGCGACCGGCTCGTGCGCCAGGCCGTGCTCGAGCCCTATCGCGACTGGCTCCCGCGCGGTCGGTTCCCGACCGCCGTCGTCTTCCTCACCGTCCCGACCGAGCGCGTCGACGTGAACGTCCACCCCGCGAAGTGGGAGGTGCGGTTCGCCGAGCCGCGCGACGTGCACCGCGCCATCCGCCGCGCGATCCGCGCCGCGATCGCCGAGCGCTCGTGGCTCGGCGGGGGAGGGCGCGCGCCCGGGCTCGCCGGCGCGGGGCGCGTCGAGGACGCGCCGGGCGCGTCGCCCTCGGCCGACGCCCTCGGCACCGCGCGCCGCCGCGACGGCGCGCGCGCGGACGCGACGACGGACTGGATCTTCGCGCCGCACGCCGGGTCGGCCGACGCAGCAGCTGCGAACGCCGCCGGCCGCGATGCGGCCGCGGAAACGGCGGCGCGCGGGCTCCGCTTCGCCGACCTGCGTCCGATCGGGCAGCTGCGCGCGAGCTACCTGCTCGTCGAGGGCGACGAAGGGCTGCTCCTCGTCGATCAGCACGCCGCGCACGAGCGCATCCTCTACGAGCGGTTGCGCTCCCAGGCGCTCGGCGGCGGCGTCCAGGCGCAGGGCCTGCTCGCACCGGCGCTCGTGCGGCTCGACCCCGCGGCGGCCGCCGCTCTCGGCGAGCACGCCGAGGCGATCGCGCGGCTCGGCTTCGACGTCGAGCCATTCGGCGACGCAGCGGTGCTCGTGCGCGCGGTTCCGTGCGAGCTCGCGGGGCGGTCGCCCGAGGCGCTCGTCGGCGAGCTCGCGCGAGAGCTCGCCGACGAGGGCGTGCGCGGCGACGCCGGCGACCAGGCCGCGCGCTGGCTGCCCGTCCTCGACCGGCTGTTCGCGACCCTCGCGTGTCACGCCGCGCGCCGCTTCGGCGACGTGCTCCCGCCCGACGAACAGCGGGCACTGTTGCGCGGCCTCGACGACATCCCGTGGTCGCCGACCTGCCCGCACGGGCGCCCGGTCGCCGTCGCCGTCGACTTCGCCGACATCGAGCGCCGCTTCGGCCGGCGCTGA
- the miaA gene encoding tRNA (adenosine(37)-N6)-dimethylallyltransferase MiaA, which yields MSERPSSTDAAAGPVVVVTGPTAAGKTDVAIDVARRFDGEVVNADSMQVFRYMDIGTAKPTLEQRAAVPHHLFDVVTPDVPYSAGRYAREARGVAEAIFARGRVVVLAGGTGLYIRSFLDGLIATGPPDAALRERLEREHATAVAQGDPLRLYERLASADPEAAARIHPNDARRTVRALEILEGAGRPASRVRDAHRFADRRYARLHLALDPGRDAVNERIDARCRAMIDAGLLREVRSLRDRGYGPELRPMQAIGYRHVNPVVDGLDTLANALVAMQKDTRQFARRQRTWLRAVPEAEWLDPRDVDRVLARVERFLEGEQRARASA from the coding sequence ATGAGCGAGCGACCTTCGAGCACGGACGCAGCGGCGGGCCCCGTCGTCGTCGTCACCGGACCCACCGCGGCGGGCAAGACCGACGTCGCGATCGACGTCGCGCGCCGGTTCGACGGCGAGGTCGTGAACGCCGACTCGATGCAGGTCTTCCGGTACATGGACATCGGGACCGCGAAGCCCACCCTCGAGCAGCGCGCCGCGGTTCCGCACCACCTGTTCGACGTCGTGACGCCCGACGTCCCGTACAGCGCGGGACGCTATGCGCGCGAGGCCCGCGGCGTCGCCGAGGCGATCTTCGCGCGCGGGCGCGTCGTCGTGCTGGCGGGCGGGACGGGGCTCTACATCCGCAGCTTCCTCGACGGATTGATCGCGACGGGGCCGCCCGACGCCGCGCTCCGCGAGCGGCTCGAGCGCGAGCACGCGACGGCGGTCGCGCAGGGCGACCCGCTGCGCCTCTACGAGCGGCTCGCGAGCGCCGATCCGGAGGCGGCCGCGCGCATCCATCCGAACGACGCGCGCCGCACGGTGCGCGCGCTCGAGATCCTCGAAGGGGCGGGGCGCCCGGCGTCGCGCGTGCGCGACGCGCACCGCTTCGCGGACCGACGTTATGCGCGCCTGCACCTCGCGCTCGATCCGGGACGCGACGCCGTGAACGAGCGGATCGACGCGCGCTGCCGGGCGATGATCGACGCGGGGCTCCTGCGCGAGGTGCGGTCGCTCCGCGATCGAGGCTACGGCCCGGAGCTGCGTCCCATGCAGGCGATCGGCTACCGCCACGTGAACCCGGTCGTCGACGGGCTCGACACGCTCGCGAACGCGCTCGTCGCGATGCAGAAGGACACGCGGCAGTTCGCGCGGCGGCAGCGCACGTGGCTGCGCGCGGTGCCGGAGGCCGAGTGGCTCGACCCGCGCGACGTCGACCGCGTGCTCGCGCGCGTCGAGCGCTTCCTCGAGGGCGAGCAGCGCGCGCGCGCTTCGGCCTGA
- the der gene encoding ribosome biogenesis GTPase Der, which yields MTAPPSASPSPRSARGRTPIVAVVGRPNVGKSTLFNRYAGHPRALVADEPGLTRDRIVEEIEVAGRRVLLVDTAGLDPDAEDALGAAVQRQARSAVDEADAILFVVDGKAGLLPEDAEIARTLRRADKPLALAVNKIDVPAHRERVHEFHALGLGEPHAISAEHGTNAWDALEELVARLPAETEEPDAPDDGAIRVAVVGRPNVGKSSLVNRLAGADRVVVSEVAGTTRDAIDIRIERAEAEGDEPAALVLVDTAGLRRAAKRSEHVERGSALMTTRSLERAEVALIVIDASEGVGDQDARIASLVVESGCAAIIVLNKWDLVDAEQAERVRGEVARALRFAPDFPMVALSAKTGARAPRVWPAIARVHAAAGRRVATGELNRWLEETVVKHEPSMARRGSRRRPIKFFYATQTGTHPPTFVLFCTEPRAVLPSYVRFLENQLRASFDFAGTPVRLRLRSRGRGD from the coding sequence GTGACCGCTCCTCCCTCCGCTTCCCCGTCCCCTCGATCGGCGCGCGGCCGCACGCCGATCGTCGCCGTCGTCGGCCGCCCGAACGTCGGCAAGTCGACGCTCTTCAACCGCTATGCGGGCCATCCGCGCGCCCTCGTCGCCGACGAGCCCGGGCTCACGCGCGACCGCATCGTCGAGGAGATCGAGGTCGCCGGCCGCCGCGTGCTGCTCGTCGACACCGCGGGCCTCGACCCGGACGCCGAGGACGCGCTCGGCGCGGCCGTCCAGCGGCAGGCGCGCTCGGCCGTCGACGAGGCCGACGCGATCCTGTTCGTCGTGGACGGCAAGGCGGGTCTCCTGCCGGAGGACGCGGAGATCGCGCGCACGCTCCGCCGCGCGGACAAGCCGCTCGCGCTCGCGGTCAACAAGATCGACGTGCCCGCGCACCGCGAGCGCGTCCACGAGTTCCACGCGCTCGGGCTCGGCGAGCCGCACGCGATCTCGGCCGAGCACGGGACGAACGCGTGGGACGCGCTCGAGGAGCTCGTCGCGCGCCTTCCCGCGGAGACGGAGGAGCCCGACGCGCCGGACGACGGCGCGATCCGGGTCGCCGTCGTCGGGCGTCCCAACGTCGGCAAGAGCTCGCTCGTCAACCGGCTGGCGGGCGCCGATCGCGTCGTCGTGTCGGAGGTCGCGGGCACGACGCGCGACGCGATCGACATCCGCATCGAGCGCGCGGAGGCCGAGGGCGACGAGCCCGCGGCGCTCGTGCTCGTCGACACCGCCGGGCTCCGGCGCGCGGCGAAGCGAAGCGAGCACGTCGAGCGCGGCAGCGCGCTGATGACGACGCGCTCGCTCGAGCGCGCGGAGGTCGCGCTGATCGTGATCGACGCGAGCGAGGGCGTCGGCGACCAGGACGCGCGCATCGCGAGCCTCGTCGTCGAGAGCGGCTGCGCCGCCATCATCGTGCTCAACAAGTGGGATCTCGTCGACGCCGAGCAGGCCGAGCGCGTGCGCGGCGAGGTCGCCCGCGCGCTGCGCTTCGCGCCCGACTTCCCGATGGTCGCGCTCTCGGCGAAGACGGGCGCGCGCGCGCCGCGGGTGTGGCCCGCCATCGCGCGCGTGCACGCGGCCGCGGGCCGACGCGTGGCGACGGGCGAGCTCAATCGCTGGCTCGAGGAGACCGTCGTCAAGCACGAGCCGTCGATGGCGCGGCGCGGCTCGCGGCGCCGGCCGATCAAGTTCTTCTACGCCACCCAGACCGGGACGCACCCGCCGACGTTCGTGCTGTTCTGCACCGAGCCGCGCGCCGTGCTGCCGTCCTACGTGCGATTCCTCGAGAACCAGCTGCGCGCGAGCTTCGACTTCGCCGGCACGCCGGTGCGCCTGCGCCTGCGCTCGCGCGGTCGCGGCGACTGA
- a CDS encoding DUF3240 family protein: protein MAREVLLTLVATPQIEERLVDWLLANGHSGFTTVAAAGHGAEHGALDTREQVTGRKVHVALWLVVPRAVADALLGSLAEAFAGAEIHYWVTDVVASGALAGRGSDGGAQVEGRGAGRTGDDPGDS from the coding sequence ATGGCCCGGGAGGTGTTGCTCACGCTGGTCGCGACGCCGCAGATCGAGGAGCGACTCGTCGACTGGCTGCTCGCGAACGGCCATTCGGGCTTCACGACCGTCGCGGCGGCCGGACACGGCGCGGAGCACGGCGCGCTCGACACGCGCGAGCAGGTCACCGGGCGAAAGGTCCACGTCGCGCTCTGGCTCGTCGTTCCGCGTGCGGTGGCCGACGCGCTGCTCGGATCGCTCGCGGAGGCGTTTGCGGGTGCGGAGATCCACTACTGGGTCACGGACGTGGTCGCATCGGGAGCGCTCGCGGGGCGCGGCAGTGACGGTGGGGCGCAGGTCGAGGGACGGGGCGCGGGCCGGACCGGGGATGATCCGGGCGACAGTTGA
- a CDS encoding CusA/CzcA family heavy metal efflux RND transporter: MLAAVVRFALSQRAFVLLAAAAFVAAGWKALGDTPVDAFPDVSTTQVKVIVRAPGMTPEEVEARITAPIEIELLGIPRQTVLRSVTKYALADVTVDFEEGTDLYWARQQVGERLGAIWDALPAGAVGGVAPMTTPLGEAFMFTIEGGGLELAERRALLDWVIRPALRTVRGVADVNALGGRVETFEVAPREDAMLAHGIDLGALRDALERNNRSDGAGRVTDGEEALLVRAEGRIRTLDDLRDVVVRADPTEIVRVADVADVRTGALARYGAVTRDGEGEAVEGLVLSLRGANAREVVAGVRAKLEEIAPVLPEGVELQVFYDRGELVERAVATVGEALVVAIALVVAVLVAFLADVRAAFVASLVIPASVLGTFVWMRALGMSANLMSLGGLAIAIGMLVDAAVVVIENAVTVLGGPLAGRLPRLHLLYRATREVATPVAAGTAVIVLVFLPLLSLEGLEGKLFVPVALTIVCALATSLALSLTALPVVASYLLRGPARDPRFVRVLERRYARVLDAVLARPRRVLVLVAILLLATVVAFVRIGRTFLPTMDEGSVIVQLEKLPSISLEASLEQDLRIERALLARVPDVAGVVARTGSDEIGLDPMGLNQTDAFLVLRPAAQRRTPSRDALLDELRAVLDAFPGVAYGFTQPIDMRVSEMLTGVRGDVAVKIHGFDLAALDALATRVAATLRGVDGAQDVFRSRGEGAEYLELEVDALEAGRVGLSVTEVQDRLRARLEGVRAGTVFAGLRRIPIVVRGPRASAGSPAELASLTLPTRGAESIPLASVARARRVEGPVEIKREGAGRFAVVTANVRGRDLVGFVEAARAAVARDVEIPAGFRIEWGGQFENQQRASARLALVVPIALALIFLLLFSTFGSTALAGLVLANIPLALVGGVVALWASGEYLSVPATIGFIALLGIAVLNGVVLVSTFEQLRAEGSSVEAAVRAGAVRRLRPVLMTAMSTALGLVPLLAASGPGAELQRPLAIVVTGGLASSTALTLVLLPLLYRALVGRAAGGIATGEAP; this comes from the coding sequence ATGCTCGCGGCGGTCGTGCGCTTCGCGCTCTCGCAGCGCGCGTTCGTGCTGCTCGCGGCCGCCGCGTTCGTGGCGGCGGGCTGGAAGGCGCTCGGCGACACGCCCGTCGACGCGTTCCCCGACGTCTCGACGACCCAGGTCAAGGTGATCGTGCGCGCGCCGGGCATGACGCCGGAGGAGGTCGAGGCCCGCATCACCGCGCCGATCGAGATCGAGCTGCTCGGCATTCCGCGGCAGACGGTGCTGCGGTCCGTCACGAAGTACGCGCTCGCCGACGTGACCGTCGACTTCGAGGAGGGCACGGACCTCTACTGGGCGCGCCAGCAGGTCGGCGAACGGCTCGGCGCGATCTGGGACGCGCTTCCCGCCGGCGCCGTCGGCGGTGTCGCGCCGATGACGACCCCGCTCGGCGAGGCGTTCATGTTCACGATCGAGGGCGGGGGGCTCGAGCTCGCGGAGCGACGCGCGCTCCTCGACTGGGTGATCCGGCCGGCGCTGCGCACCGTGCGCGGCGTCGCGGACGTGAACGCGCTCGGCGGGCGCGTCGAGACGTTCGAGGTCGCGCCGCGCGAGGATGCGATGCTCGCGCACGGCATCGACCTGGGTGCGCTCCGCGACGCCCTCGAACGAAACAACCGCAGCGACGGCGCGGGTCGCGTCACCGACGGCGAGGAGGCGCTGCTGGTGCGCGCGGAGGGTCGGATCCGCACGCTCGACGACCTGCGCGACGTCGTCGTCCGCGCCGATCCGACCGAGATCGTCCGCGTCGCCGACGTCGCCGACGTGCGGACGGGCGCGCTCGCGCGCTACGGCGCGGTCACGCGCGACGGCGAGGGCGAGGCCGTCGAGGGGCTCGTCCTCTCGCTGCGCGGTGCGAATGCGCGCGAGGTCGTCGCGGGCGTGCGCGCGAAGCTGGAGGAGATCGCGCCGGTGCTCCCGGAGGGCGTCGAGCTGCAGGTCTTCTACGACCGCGGCGAGCTCGTGGAGCGTGCGGTCGCGACCGTCGGCGAAGCGCTCGTCGTCGCGATCGCGCTCGTCGTCGCCGTGCTCGTCGCCTTCCTCGCCGACGTCCGCGCCGCGTTCGTCGCCTCGCTCGTGATCCCGGCGAGCGTGCTCGGCACGTTCGTGTGGATGCGCGCGCTCGGCATGTCCGCGAACCTGATGAGCCTCGGCGGCCTCGCGATCGCGATCGGCATGCTCGTGGACGCGGCCGTCGTCGTGATCGAGAACGCGGTCACCGTGCTGGGCGGGCCGCTCGCGGGCCGGCTCCCGCGGCTGCATCTCCTGTACCGAGCGACGCGCGAGGTCGCGACGCCGGTCGCGGCGGGCACGGCCGTGATCGTGCTCGTGTTCCTTCCGCTGCTCTCGCTCGAGGGGCTCGAGGGCAAGCTCTTCGTTCCGGTCGCGCTGACGATCGTCTGCGCGCTCGCGACGTCGCTCGCGCTCTCGCTGACCGCGCTGCCCGTCGTCGCCTCGTACCTGCTTCGCGGGCCGGCGCGCGATCCGCGGTTCGTGCGGGTCCTCGAGCGACGTTATGCGCGCGTGCTCGACGCCGTGCTCGCGCGCCCGCGCCGCGTCCTCGTGCTCGTCGCGATCCTGCTCCTCGCGACGGTCGTCGCGTTCGTCCGCATCGGCCGGACCTTCCTTCCGACGATGGACGAGGGGAGCGTGATCGTGCAGCTCGAGAAGCTGCCGTCGATCTCGCTCGAGGCTTCGCTCGAGCAGGACCTGCGCATCGAGCGAGCGCTGCTCGCCCGCGTGCCCGACGTGGCCGGCGTGGTCGCTCGCACCGGGTCGGACGAGATCGGGCTCGACCCGATGGGCCTCAACCAGACCGACGCGTTCCTCGTGCTGCGGCCCGCCGCGCAGAGGCGGACGCCGTCGCGCGATGCGCTGCTCGACGAGCTGCGCGCCGTCCTCGATGCGTTCCCCGGCGTCGCCTACGGCTTCACGCAGCCGATCGACATGCGCGTATCGGAGATGCTGACGGGCGTGCGCGGCGACGTGGCGGTCAAGATCCACGGCTTCGATCTCGCCGCGCTCGACGCACTCGCTACGCGCGTCGCAGCGACGCTGCGCGGTGTCGACGGCGCCCAGGACGTCTTCCGCAGCCGCGGGGAGGGCGCCGAGTACCTCGAGCTCGAGGTCGATGCGCTCGAGGCGGGCCGGGTCGGTCTCTCGGTGACCGAGGTGCAGGATCGCCTGCGGGCGCGGCTCGAGGGCGTGCGGGCGGGAACGGTCTTCGCCGGGCTGCGCCGCATCCCCATCGTCGTGCGCGGGCCGCGCGCCTCGGCCGGCTCTCCCGCCGAGCTCGCGAGCCTGACGCTGCCGACTCGCGGCGCCGAGTCGATCCCGCTCGCCTCGGTCGCGCGGGCGCGGCGCGTCGAGGGGCCGGTCGAGATCAAGCGGGAGGGAGCCGGGCGTTTCGCGGTCGTGACCGCCAACGTCCGCGGTCGCGACCTCGTCGGATTCGTCGAGGCCGCGCGCGCAGCCGTCGCGCGCGACGTCGAGATCCCGGCCGGCTTCCGGATCGAATGGGGCGGCCAGTTCGAGAACCAGCAGCGCGCGTCCGCGAGACTCGCGCTCGTCGTGCCGATCGCGCTCGCTCTGATCTTCCTGCTGCTGTTCTCGACGTTCGGCTCGACCGCGCTCGCCGGCCTCGTCCTCGCGAACATTCCGCTCGCGCTCGTCGGCGGCGTCGTCGCGCTCTGGGCCTCGGGCGAGTACCTCTCGGTGCCGGCGACGATCGGCTTCATCGCGCTGCTCGGGATCGCGGTGCTGAACGGAGTCGTGCTCGTCTCGACCTTCGAGCAGCTGCGCGCGGAGGGGAGCAGCGTCGAGGCTGCCGTGCGCGCGGGCGCCGTCCGCCGGCTGCGGCCGGTGCTGATGACCGCGATGAGCACGGCGCTCGGTCTCGTGCCGCTGCTCGCGGCGAGCGGGCCGGGTGCGGAGCTGCAGCGGCCGCTCGCGATCGTCGTGACCGGCGGCCTCGCGAGCTCGACCGCACTCACGCTCGTGCTGCTGCCGCTGCTGTATCGCGCGCTCGTCGGGCGTGCGGCCGGCGGCATCGCGACGGGGGAGGCTCCGTGA
- a CDS encoding efflux RND transporter periplasmic adaptor subunit: MKPRDSFAFALVSLVLFGGAAATARAEASIALREAERVALGIDVAPVAQAATLRTPFSPGRIALPNDRVRVVALPTAGLVAAVEVAVGDRVAPGDVVARVESAELLGLQRAFVEALAERDLARSTHARERVLAEEGVIAGRRAHAARARREAAEALVEERRHALAIAGTDDETLRALSRTRRLQPSFSLRAPVAGVVLEQLARAGERLEAGAPVHRIGALDVLVVEAHVPVSVAEGLRAGDAFAIEAPAASGRIDAIGSDVHAADQGVLVRGRIDRGADRLRPGQFVRIAFEPAVRDGAVFAIPAAAVVHVGPRALVFRSRPDGFEAVSVDVRGASAAGAVVAGPLAPGDEVAVRGTASLEMLWLERAGTR; this comes from the coding sequence GTGAAGCCCAGGGACTCGTTCGCGTTCGCGCTCGTCTCGCTCGTCCTGTTCGGGGGCGCCGCCGCGACGGCGCGCGCGGAAGCGTCGATCGCGCTGCGCGAGGCGGAGCGCGTCGCGCTCGGGATCGACGTCGCGCCCGTCGCGCAGGCCGCGACGCTCCGGACGCCGTTCTCGCCCGGGCGCATCGCGCTCCCGAACGACCGCGTGCGCGTGGTCGCGCTCCCGACCGCCGGACTCGTCGCGGCGGTCGAGGTCGCGGTCGGCGACCGCGTCGCGCCGGGCGACGTCGTGGCGCGCGTCGAGAGCGCCGAGCTGCTCGGATTGCAGCGCGCGTTCGTCGAGGCGCTCGCCGAGCGCGATCTCGCGCGCTCGACCCATGCGCGCGAGCGCGTGCTCGCGGAGGAGGGCGTGATCGCGGGCCGCCGCGCCCACGCGGCGCGCGCGCGGCGCGAGGCAGCGGAGGCCCTCGTCGAGGAGCGCCGGCACGCGCTCGCGATCGCGGGCACGGATGACGAGACGCTGCGCGCGCTCTCGCGCACGCGGCGCCTGCAGCCGTCGTTCTCGCTGCGCGCGCCGGTCGCGGGCGTCGTGCTCGAGCAGCTCGCGCGGGCCGGGGAGCGACTCGAGGCCGGCGCGCCCGTTCATCGCATCGGCGCGCTCGACGTGCTCGTCGTCGAGGCGCACGTGCCGGTGTCCGTCGCGGAGGGGCTTCGCGCGGGCGACGCGTTCGCGATCGAGGCGCCGGCTGCGAGCGGACGCATCGACGCGATCGGCAGCGACGTGCACGCGGCCGACCAGGGAGTGCTCGTGCGCGGCCGCATCGACCGCGGAGCGGATCGCCTGCGGCCCGGGCAGTTCGTGCGCATCGCGTTCGAGCCCGCGGTCCGCGACGGGGCGGTCTTCGCGATTCCCGCGGCGGCCGTCGTCCACGTCGGACCGCGCGCGCTCGTCTTCCGAAGCCGCCCGGACGGCTTCGAGGCGGTATCGGTCGACGTCCGCGGCGCGTCGGCGGCCGGTGCCGTCGTCGCCGGACCGCTCGCGCCGGGCGACGAGGTCGCGGTGCGCGGCACGGCCTCGCTCGAGATGCTCTGGCTCGAGCGGGCGGGCACGCGCTGA
- a CDS encoding TolC family protein, whose protein sequence is MHRPAHPLALLLALVSLGVGVAAREAGAIEPAAPSAAAHDDVARLPRDPGLTLSEAVRLAAANDPGAIAVGGRVEEAEAIADDARRWLADAPTAFATHVDDGLASDEGFRQWDAGLELPLWWPGQRAATRAQAVAAGEAAALAARVHRLEVAGRARAALAELDLASLREALAADELAAQRALVARVARAVELEELARRDLLLARAAETEHEALLLAAREERIHAEHAWRRETSLERAPASGDETAADATAIAEHPSLRLADREVARAEAEVERLAFARWSAPAIAIGTQHERSARGQGYSDRVVAGVRLPLGRRGALASGLAAAARARAEARAARARVERRLRGHLDHAVHRSELAEARAGLAAARAALARDHLALAQRGFDLGEIDLETLIRARLLARTAEEAHGEAIVQRRLATAVLNQSIGVLP, encoded by the coding sequence ATGCACCGACCGGCGCACCCCCTCGCGCTCCTGCTCGCGCTCGTTTCGCTGGGCGTCGGCGTCGCCGCGCGCGAAGCGGGCGCGATCGAGCCCGCGGCGCCTTCCGCGGCGGCGCACGACGATGTCGCGCGGCTGCCGCGCGACCCGGGCCTGACGCTCTCCGAGGCCGTGCGCCTCGCCGCGGCGAACGACCCCGGCGCGATCGCCGTCGGCGGCCGCGTCGAGGAGGCCGAGGCGATCGCGGACGACGCGCGACGCTGGCTCGCGGACGCACCGACCGCGTTCGCCACGCACGTCGACGACGGCCTCGCCTCGGACGAGGGGTTCCGCCAGTGGGACGCGGGGCTCGAGCTGCCGCTCTGGTGGCCCGGGCAGCGTGCGGCGACGCGCGCGCAGGCGGTGGCCGCCGGCGAGGCGGCGGCCCTGGCCGCGCGGGTCCATCGGCTCGAGGTGGCGGGGCGTGCGCGCGCCGCACTCGCGGAGCTCGATCTCGCCTCTCTTCGCGAGGCGCTCGCCGCCGACGAGCTCGCCGCGCAGCGCGCCCTCGTCGCGCGCGTCGCGCGCGCCGTCGAGCTCGAGGAGCTCGCGCGTCGCGACCTGCTCCTCGCGCGCGCCGCGGAGACCGAGCACGAAGCGCTCCTCCTCGCCGCGCGGGAAGAGCGTATCCACGCCGAGCACGCATGGCGTCGGGAGACGTCGCTCGAGCGCGCTCCCGCGAGCGGGGACGAGACGGCGGCCGACGCGACGGCGATCGCAGAGCACCCCTCGCTGCGGCTCGCCGATCGCGAGGTCGCGCGCGCAGAGGCCGAGGTGGAGCGGCTCGCGTTCGCGCGCTGGAGCGCACCCGCGATCGCGATCGGAACGCAGCACGAACGGAGCGCGCGCGGGCAGGGCTACAGCGATCGAGTCGTCGCCGGCGTGCGGCTTCCGCTCGGACGCCGCGGCGCGCTCGCCTCGGGGCTCGCGGCGGCCGCGCGCGCGCGCGCCGAGGCGCGCGCCGCGCGCGCCCGCGTCGAGCGCCGGCTGCGGGGGCACCTCGACCACGCCGTCCATCGGAGCGAGCTCGCCGAGGCGCGCGCCGGCCTGGCTGCCGCGCGTGCCGCGCTCGCGCGCGATCACCTCGCGCTGGCGCAGCGCGGCTTCGACCTCGGCGAGATCGATCTCGAGACGCTGATCCGCGCACGCCTGCTCGCCCGCACGGCGGAGGAGGCGCACGGCGAGGCGATCGTGCAGCGCCGTCTCGCCACCGCCGTGCTCAACCAGTCGATCGGAGTGCTGCCGTGA
- a CDS encoding LuxR C-terminal-related transcriptional regulator: MGEECEQRGGEREASGDRRLRRRVSAMLAAIGLGGALDLVLDRPARLTSFHVLFELGLLALSLGGAAYLWLGWRRAGDSLARTRRDLAARQAERDVWRERTQQILRGLGEAIDAQLRDWQLTVAERETALLLLKGYGHKEIAALQEKSERTVRQHAIAVYRKAGVAGRAELSAFFLEDLLLPPPEPERVPGAPEPGERRIAPASGATGGTSGT; encoded by the coding sequence GTGGGCGAGGAGTGCGAGCAGCGCGGCGGCGAGCGGGAGGCGAGCGGCGATCGGCGCCTGCGGCGCCGCGTGAGTGCGATGCTCGCCGCCATCGGCCTCGGCGGAGCGCTCGACCTCGTGCTCGACCGTCCGGCGCGCCTCACGAGCTTCCACGTGCTGTTCGAGCTCGGGCTGCTCGCTCTCTCGCTCGGTGGAGCCGCCTACCTCTGGCTCGGCTGGCGACGCGCGGGGGACTCGCTCGCCCGGACGCGCCGCGACCTCGCGGCGCGCCAGGCCGAGCGCGACGTGTGGCGCGAGCGCACCCAGCAGATCCTGCGCGGCCTCGGCGAAGCCATCGACGCGCAGCTGCGCGACTGGCAGCTCACGGTCGCGGAGCGCGAGACGGCGCTGCTGCTGCTCAAGGGCTACGGCCACAAGGAGATCGCGGCGCTGCAGGAGAAGAGCGAGCGCACGGTCCGGCAGCACGCGATCGCGGTCTACCGCAAGGCCGGCGTCGCCGGCCGCGCCGAGCTGTCCGCGTTCTTCCTCGAGGATCTGCTGCTGCCGCCGCCCGAGCCCGAGCGGGTGCCGGGCGCTCCGGAGCCCGGCGAACGACGGATCGCGCCCGCGAGCGGCGCGACGGGCGGCACCTCCGGCACTTGA